CTCAGTCACATGGCGGCCAGCACTTGAGCCCGGACCCGCGCAGTTCCGAAGAGCCACGACAATGGACATGAGATAATAACGTCAATCGGCTCGAGGGATCAACACATACGATTTGCAAGGCGAGTAGTTGCCGAACGACCCACGGGGCTAGCGCTGAGCAGTTTACGCTCCGTGGTACACCCGCTGCGTTGCCAAGGATCTCCCAATCGTAATGCCATCACCCGCTCGACCGACTTTTCCAGATTTCCTGCGCGGGTCCCCGTCACCCGGTTCCTACCTGGTGACAGAACGGCCTATTTCGATCGCGCGGCGCTGACGTTCCGCGATAATGTGCTGAGTGCTTTCTGACCGCACCACCAGCTGGATCACCTGCAAGCGCTCTCGCATCGCCTCGAATGCGCGGCGTTGCGCAGGCGAGACAAGATTGACCGCGTCCTTCTCACCCTGCAGGATTGCATTCCTGCCAAAGCGCTCATCGAGCGCCCGGCTCACCGCTTCAAACTCCCGGATGACACTTGGCGTGAGTGAACCCGGAGCAACGCTACGCGTGTTGCTGTCGTCCTCGCCCCTTCTCTGCCTGTTCACATCTGCCACCAGTGTCCCGAGGGCAGCTTCGGCTTTCTGCGACAGCCCGGGAACTGCAACCGCCATGCGCCACCGCTCGTCCGCGACGGCTCCCCTTTCCGTCTCAAAGGCGGTCATCCACGAGGCGCTAAGCGAACGCACGCGGCTCGTGGTGTCAGGCACGGCCAGGAGCGCTTGTTTCCTCTCGCGACCGGAGGCGAGCAATTTATCAATCAAGCGATCTGAACCACGCAATGCACCATATGCCGCTGGATCGTTACTCACGGCTGAAGCGATCCGCTCACCGGCAAAGCCCTCCTGGACAAGTGCCTCGATTTTTCCAACTGCGCCTGCAGGATCGCGCCAGACAATCGCCGCGACCTCGGCCAGTGCAGCACGATGGTGACGGTAGTGTGCAGACGCGCCGGCCCGGCTGCACGCCTCTTCGTCCACCGGCATCCTGAATTCGGTAACCGCGGCGAGCATGGGCAATCTCGCTATCGCTTCCGGTCTGGTTTCGGCGCTAGCTCCGGCGACGATCTTCGAACGGTCCCGTTTTTCAGCCAAATGCTGCTCCTCGGAAAAGCGCCTGACGGCCTCAAAGAGGCGGAGGAGTTTCTCGCGCCGGTCTGGTGCGAGATCTTCCGGCATACGCTCGACAATCTTGTGCGCGGCAACCGCATCGGCCTTCGAGGAGAAGGCACGCAAGCCGAAGCGCGCGCTCAGGGCGTCGTTGACCGCCTTGATCTCCTGGACAAGTTGGCGGTCTTCTGCGGCATAGGCGAACGCGGTTCTCCAGGCATCGTTCCCGCCCATTTCGCGGATCTTCTCTGTTTCGGCGAGACGGGCCATTGCCGGCTTCGACAACATCGGGATCGCCAGCGCCATATGCGCGCGTCGTTGCTCCTCCCGGATACGGTAACGTCCTGCCTGGCGGCGGAATTCCGTTGCATGGGCGCGCGCCAGCGGCACTAGGTCCGGCAGCGCCGACGTGGCGGTGTTTCGCTCCTCTCGCGCGGCACGGCCGTCGACCAAAAGACCGCAGCCGCGAAGGCGGCCAAGTATGCCGGGTGCAATAGCGAGATCACCAGCGAGCTTCCGTGGCTCGGTCATCGCGTCCGACGCCAACGCGGTCAAACGGGCAAGTGCCGCGTCCGGATCATGGTAGATTTTTTCCAGCACCGGCTGCAGGATTGCTTCCCGCTCCTTCCACCGTCCGAGGCGATCTGTGCGTGACGTGCATTCTCATCTACGCTGCGGGCAAAACTTGTAGCGGGCGGGATCAAGTATTTGCCACCTGTCGGGAAGTCCGTTGCCAGGGTTTCGGTATTGACGTCGCCATACGAGACATGCCGCTCCCTCTTGATCGCAAACCCGAGCGCAACACTTGCCCGCGCCCAGAGCTTCGCCACGTGCGCCCGCTTCTCCGCAATCCACGCCAGCCTTTCCGAAACGCGCTCTCCTAGTCCTGCCGCGATCCCGGAAACCAGTTCAATGCCGCGCCGCCGTGCGAAGTCTTCCGCATACGCCCGATAACCGTCCTCGCTTTCGAAATCGAGCGTGGTGGTCTTGGCGCCAGACCGGCCAAGACGCTCGACAAGCTGATTGAAGAATTCCGGCCGGTGGCTCTCCCGCGCGATGCGTTGTCTCCGGGCTTCGGCGGTTTCTTTGAGTTCCGCAGACCAAACGTTTCGCTCGACCTCGCGCTGCTCGGTTCGCCTTTGGCCGGTCTGCCCGTCGATGACCGTCTCCTCGACCCTCACCTTTTCAACGCCGTCCTTGCGCAGGTTGATCGTATTGCCTTTCGAAACGCCGGCCGCCTCCAACGTCCCCGGTAGCCTGACACCCCAGAGACGATGCACGGCACCGTCGTTGGTTTTGACATCGGCATAAGGGCTCTCCCTGCCCTGCCTGTCCTCGGGACGGAACTTGGCCTGGCCGGCCTCAACCAGTTCGCCGGTAACGCCGGAAGCATGGTCGGCATGCAGCCTTCGTCCCAATTCCGGTTTTGGCTCAAAATCCTCGCGCGCTGCATAGAACGCGGCATGCTCACGATGTCTTGTCATCGCCACATAGGTCAGATGCTGGTCCATCATGCCGGTGGCAAGCACGAAGGTCCGATCCACCGTCACGCCCTGCGATTTATGGATGGTCGCGGCGTAACCGTGATCAATGTTGCGATAGCTGTCCTCGCTGATCACGACGTCGCGACCACTGTCGAGACGGACGCTGAGCAACGGTCCCCCACGTTTGTCACCTGTCGAGACGACCGTGCCGAGCATGCCGTTCTTGACATATTGCGGGCCGAAGTGCTGTGCGCGCGGTTCGATGAAACGGGCGTTTTCCAGAAAGATGGTTCGATCGCCAACCGCAAATTCACGATATCCGCGAGCCGTCTGGAACGCGCGTGTGTCAGTTAGCGCCCCCTCTTCCATCATCACGCTGCGCAGGCAGTCGTTGAGGCGGCCCACATCGTGGTTGGTATGCGCCAGCACGAGCAATTCATCGCCACGAAGACGAGACACACTTTCCTCACCAACGGTGTTGCGCAACAGACCGCGTCTGGCATGGGTCCAGTCCGCAACGATGCGGTCGATAACGTCCGCGCGTGTCTCGGCCACCGCGAGGCAGCCCTGCTGTACGTATGCATCAAGGCCATCCCTGACATTGCCGCGTGCGAAGAGCCGCGAGGCCTCGCGCGCCCACTCCTCGCGCTGGCGCCGCACCCCGGAAAGTTCGGCAAAACCGATACGGTCGCTGATCGCCCGGAACGCCGCGCCCGCCTGGATCGGCTGCAACTGCATGGCATCGCCGACCAAAACGACCTTGGCTCCGTTCCTCTGCCACCTTCAGCACCTGATTCATCTGTTGCGACGAAATCATACCCGCCTCGTCTATGACAAGCACGTTGCCAGCTTCGGGCAGATCGCGTCCGCCAGCCCATGCCAGTTCCAGCGAGGCGAGTGTGCGGGATGTGATGCCGGAGCTCTCTTCGAGCCCCTCGGCCGCCCTGCCGGAAAGGGCCGCGCCGATGACCCGGCGGCCTTCGCTTTCCCAGGCGATGCGTGCCGCAGCCAACAGCGTCGATTTGCCTGCACCGGCCAGTCCAACAACGGCGGCAATCCCACTGTCGCCGGTGACATGTCTGACAGCATTGACCTGCTCGGGGTCGAGGCGGAGTGGCTTCTGAGGATCTTGCCTTTCGATCTTACTGATCGCTTCACCGAGGTCATCCATCGACGCAGCAAAACCCGTACGCCGTGACAGGAGGCTCGCCGACTGCGCCATGTCGTATTCGGTGCGCAGGATCTCACGGGTGGTGAAGACGGCGGGCTCTGCAGCCTTACCGGTTGCGGCATCAACCTGCTGCTGCTTCAAAATAACAAGATCATCCGACGTCATCAGCCGCGCACGGATGTTGGCGAAATCGAGCGGATCGTCGACATAGCGATGCAGTGCTTTGGCGATGTCCCGCTCATCGAAGGTGGACCGCTCGTTTGCAAGCTGCTTTAGCAAAAGCGCAGGTTCGGCCAGCAGCCGGTCTGCCATTTCCTGACGGCGCGCAAGATCGCCTGGCGAAAAATACATCTTGATCCCCTTGTGGGCGAGCGCCGCCTTCTCCGGCCCGAGATGTTTTTGTGCAATCCCGTCGATCCCTTGCTCGGCATAGGAACGACCGTCGAGACGGATCTCATGACCGGCAAGCGCCAGATGACGGTTGGCCGCGTCAGCCCAGCCAATTTTCCACGCCTTCATGGTTTCCTTGTCGCCCGCCCAAAGCTTGTAAACGATCTTGCCGTTCGGACGCTCCGGCGTGATAACCCGCAGCGGGGCGCCGTCCTCTCCAAGGAACGGTACCCTCTTCGGCCCAAAGCCATCGTCCGTTAGTGGCCTGAGCGTCATCATCAGGTGGATATGCGGATTGCCATCCTTGTCGTGAAACACCCAGTCCGCGATTATGCCCTTTGGGGTAAAATTGTGCGCGACGAATTCCCGGACCAGCGCAATGTTCTCGGCCCGGGTCAGTTCTTCCGGCAGCGCAATGATGAGTTCGCGGGCCAGCTGTGCGTCCGACCGCGTCTCGAAGGCATCGACAGCATTCCAAAGGGCCTCGCTGGCGCCGGTCACGGATTTTCCATCGATTGCGTTTTCCAGCCAGGCTGGAACCCGGCCCGGCAAGGCGAGCTCTTCATGCACGAGTTCGGATGCGCCGCCCCTGTAGGTAAAGGACGTGCCGGCACGCTCATCCATCATCCTGGCGCGATGACGATAGGCGGCGGCCGAGACGACGCTGCGCCCTGCCCCTCTGCTGATCATCTGCGCTCTGACGAACATGATCGCCACGACTGTTCTCCCGACTTCTGGCACGTCGCCTCTGCGACGTATATTGCGCCCTCAAACCGATCGGACCGCAGGGCAGATGCCGCTTCTCCGAAAGCCCGCATAAGCCGGACTTCCGTCATCGGCGATTTTGCAGCCTTGTGCAGGGTAGATTATTTGACTATCTTATTCTAGTCAGTTTAATTGGCGGCTCGATAAGTCGAATCTGCAGGAAAGGGTGCCGGATGGCCGCAAAATCATCTCTTTTGGATATTGACGCTCAAATTGAAAAGCTGCGCGAACGCAGGCGTTCTTTGATAGTTAAATCTGCAGAACGTTTCGCAAGAGCCGCCACGAAATCGGGGCTCGCGGAAATGGAGATCGCCGACGAGGAGGTCGATCATATCATTGAGGAGATCGCAGCGCGATTTCGGACAGAAAAGAAAAACGGCGCTGTCGGCACAGAGCCTCCGGCGCGTTGACCGGCAGATCGTGAGCCTGGAACGACGGAGACGGTTTAAGATGAACGCTGATCGCAAACGGCAGGCTCGGGAGAAATTCCTGCTTGGCGATATTGTCATGAAAGCAGGCCTGTCGAATGCCGACCGGGCGTTTCTGTTCGGCGGCCTGCTTGAGCTGGCGCGGGTAACAACGGGCTCCGACGAACACCGGCGCCTGCGCGAGATCGGCGCAGAGGCGTTCAAGGCACCACCATATGAGGGCAAGGTATCGGGTGCCCGGGGCAGAACGGAATGGCCGTGAAGGGAAGACTCCATCCGAGCCTGTCGCTGATCCTCGTGCCTATCGCGGTCACGGCCATTACCGTCAATATCGCCGGCTGGCACTGGACGGGATTGGCGAGCGACATGTCACAAAAAACGGCCTACTGGTTCTTGCGGGCAGCGCCTTTACCTGCACTTTTGTTCGGACCCCTCGCGGGCCTGTTGACGGTGTGGGTTTTGCCCATGCATCGCCGAAGGCCGATCGCCATCACGAGCCTTCTGTGCTTTCTCAGCGTTGCCGGCTTTTATGGTTTCAGAGAATACGGGCGTCTTTCCCCATTCGTGGAACGTGGTGTGATCGACTGGCACGATGCGCTTTCCTATCTCGACATGATTTTCGTGCTGGGGGCTTTGGGGGGCTTCATGGCGGTCGCTGCCTCGGCGCGCCTCTCCGTCGTCGTTCCCGAGCAGGTCAAGCGGGCACGGCGCGCAACCTTCGGCAATGCGGACTGGCTGTCGATGCCGGCGGCCGGAAAACTGCTTCCGGCGGACGGCGAAATTGTCGTCGGCGAACGTTACCGCGTCGACAAAGATGTCGCCCATGAGCTGCCCTTCGATCCGAAGGACCGATCAACATGGGGACAAGGCGGCAAAGCCCCGCTCCTGACCTACAAACAGGACTTCGATTCCACCCATATGCTCTTTTTTGCCGGATCGGGCGGATACAAGACCACCAGCAACGTCGTGCCGACGGCACTGCGTTATACCGGGCCGCTGATCTGCCTCGATCCTTCCACCGAGGTCGCACCGATGGTGGTCGAGCACCGCACCCGCGCACTCGGCCGTGAAGTCATGGTGCTCGATCCGGCAAACCCGATCATGGGCTTTAACGTGCTCGATGGCATCGAGACATCGAGACAGAAGGAAGAGGATATTGTCGCGGTCGCCCATATGCTCCTGTCCGAGAGCATGCGTTTTGAAAGCTCGAGCGGCGCATATTTTCAAGGTCAGGCCCACAATCTTCTGACGGGACTCCTCGCCCACGTCATGTTGTCGCCAGAATATTCCGGAAGGCGCCACCTGCGCAGCTTGCGTCAGATCGTCTCCGAACCCGAGCCCTCGGTTCTCGCTATGTTGCGCGACATCCAGGAGAATTCCGCCTCCGCCTTCATCCGCGAAACCCTGGGCGTGTTTACCAATATGACCGAACAGACATTCTCCGGCGTCTATTCAACGGCGTCAAAGGATACGCAATGGCTGTCACTCGAGAGCTATGCGGCGCTCGTCTGCGGCAATGCTTTTAGATCAAGCGACATCGTCACCGGAACCAAAGACGTCTTCCTGAATATCCCGGCGTCGATCCTGCGCTCTTATCCGGGCATCGGCCGAGTGATCATTGGCGCGCTAATCAATGCGATGATCCAGGCTGATGGCGGCTTCACGCGACGGGCGCTATTCATGCTTGATGAGGTAGACCTGCTCGGCTACATGCGTGTTCTCGAAGAGGCGCGTGATCGCGGGCGCAAGTACGGAATCTCGATGATGCTGATGTACCAGTCCATCGGTCAACTTGAGCGGCATTTCGGGAAGGACGGCGCAACCTCGTGGATCGATGGATGCGCATTTGCCTCCTACGCGGGGATCAAGGCACTCGATACGGCGCGTAGCGTTTCGGCACAATGCGGCGAGATGACGGTCGAGGTGAAGGGAAGTTCGCGCAACACAGGCTGGGATACGAAGAACAGCGCGTCGCGGAAATCGGAGAATTTGAGCTTCCAGCGGCGTCCGCTGATTATGCCGCATGAAATCATGCAGTCGATGCGCAAGGACGAGCAGATCATCATCGTCCAGGGCCACAACCCGATCCGCTGCGGTCGCGCCATCTACTTTCGGCGCAAGGACATGAACACGATCGTCAGGACCAATCGCTTCTTCAAGCCCGGTCCGTAAGCTCAACCGTCCGGCGGATTATTTACAACTGTGTGGTGAGGTGCTCAACATCCTGTCGAACGCTAAGCGCGTCGAGGTCGTGCTGGCACTGTCCAACAATGAGCAGAGCGTGAAGCAGTTGGCCCATCAAGTCGATTTATCACAATCAGCGCTTTCTCAGCATCTCGCAAAAATGCGCGAGGCGGGTGTTGTTGAAACGCGACGCCACGGCCTTGTCGTCTATTATCGGGTGACAATGCCAGAGCTCATAGGGTTGTTAAAAGAGGCGGTTCTTTTCGTGAAGTCGAATGCCAAAGAGGCATTGTGGCCTGCATTCGTTTTTTCCGGCAGCCTTTGAACTTTCATTCCTTTAAGTGCTTCGACTATCTTCTGATAGCGGGTCAGATGGCAGCCAGACAGTCTGCACTGAAATATTCTTCAACCCGCCGCTTTGCAGGGCCTTCTCTGTTTCGCTGAGCGAGAGTTTTGACGCGGACGCCATTGGCCGAATGGCGCCACCTGAGTCAACGCAGGCGCCGAAGGCGACATATGAAACTGAATTTGCGATGCGACTGCCGCACACGAACCGTTTGCAGGCTGGTCACGCATCGCAAGGATCGTCGTGTGAATGTGCTCAGATC
This sequence is a window from Agrobacterium tumefaciens. Protein-coding genes within it:
- the traG gene encoding Ti-type conjugative transfer system protein TraG, with translation MAVKGRLHPSLSLILVPIAVTAITVNIAGWHWTGLASDMSQKTAYWFLRAAPLPALLFGPLAGLLTVWVLPMHRRRPIAITSLLCFLSVAGFYGFREYGRLSPFVERGVIDWHDALSYLDMIFVLGALGGFMAVAASARLSVVVPEQVKRARRATFGNADWLSMPAAGKLLPADGEIVVGERYRVDKDVAHELPFDPKDRSTWGQGGKAPLLTYKQDFDSTHMLFFAGSGGYKTTSNVVPTALRYTGPLICLDPSTEVAPMVVEHRTRALGREVMVLDPANPIMGFNVLDGIETSRQKEEDIVAVAHMLLSESMRFESSSGAYFQGQAHNLLTGLLAHVMLSPEYSGRRHLRSLRQIVSEPEPSVLAMLRDIQENSASAFIRETLGVFTNMTEQTFSGVYSTASKDTQWLSLESYAALVCGNAFRSSDIVTGTKDVFLNIPASILRSYPGIGRVIIGALINAMIQADGGFTRRALFMLDEVDLLGYMRVLEEARDRGRKYGISMMLMYQSIGQLERHFGKDGATSWIDGCAFASYAGIKALDTARSVSAQCGEMTVEVKGSSRNTGWDTKNSASRKSENLSFQRRPLIMPHEIMQSMRKDEQIIIVQGHNPIRCGRAIYFRRKDMNTIVRTNRFFKPGP
- a CDS encoding conjugal transfer protein TraD, producing MNADRKRQAREKFLLGDIVMKAGLSNADRAFLFGGLLELARVTTGSDEHRRLREIGAEAFKAPPYEGKVSGARGRTEWP
- a CDS encoding TraC family protein, whose amino-acid sequence is MAAKSSLLDIDAQIEKLRERRRSLIVKSAERFARAATKSGLAEMEIADEEVDHIIEEIAARFRTEKKNGAVGTEPPAR
- a CDS encoding ArsR/SmtB family transcription factor — encoded protein: MLNILSNAKRVEVVLALSNNEQSVKQLAHQVDLSQSALSQHLAKMREAGVVETRRHGLVVYYRVTMPELIGLLKEAVLFVKSNAKEALWPAFVFSGSL